A portion of the Caenorhabditis elegans chromosome III genome contains these proteins:
- the sdz-1 gene encoding Skn-1 dependent zygotic transcript 1 protein (Confirmed by transcript evidence), translated as MLRYIFFAAILFFVFPNTESAGFLKFELTADRDCLLHLEHSSTYSETVRLLAYESRPLEIYTQGSINEIPVHFQLLHHFSGKALSEAKFQIFQLKNNGLWDSKVIDTDKVILSVRSTFYCENGYFGPICDRRSRTFAPKSDIQTSTPGYQTQVLKFDFKISDDIIIYSSLAFFVLLLIIFNCILCCYRPKKSQKYLDVSLGSPKVFSICGYSADKSGNTTEYLDAPSRFFSSTKIECVV; from the exons ATGTTGAGATATATCTTTTTCGCTGCTATTCTTTTCTTCGTCTTCCCAAACACCGAGTCCGCTggatttctcaaatttgagTTAACAGCCGACAGAGACTGTCTCCTTCATTTGGAACATTCTTCAACATATTCTGAAACAGTGCGCCTTCTAGCATACGAATCCCGACCATTGGAAATCTATACTCAAGGTTCTATTAATGAGATTCCAGTTCATTTCCAACTACTTCATCATTTCTCTGGTAAAGCATTATCAGAggctaaatttcaaattttccaattgaaaaataatggacTTTGGGATTCAAAAGTTATCGATACTGATAAGGTTATTCTTTCGGTTCGTTCAActttttattgtgaaaatggATATTTCGGTCCAATTTGTGATCGTCGTTCACGGActtttgctccaaaatctGATATTCAAACTTCAACACCTGGATACCAAactcaagttttgaaatttgatttcaaaataagtGACGA cataaTCATCTACTCCTCTCTTGCATTTTTCGTGCTCCTGCTCATTATCTTCAACTGTATTCTGTGCTGCTATCGCCCGAAGAAGTCTCAAAAATATCTAGATGTATCACTCGGTTCTCCAAAAGTATTCTCTATTTGTGGATACTCTGCAGATAAATCAGGAAACACTACAGAATATTTGGATGCACCAAGCCGATTTTTCTCGTCTACTAAAATTGAATGTGTcgtataa
- the vps-33.1 gene encoding Vacuolar protein sorting-associated protein 33A (Confirmed by transcript evidence): MAANEDRDDAAAILNWEGTSEIKSANEYSRNLLFSVLDSLDGNKTIVWDRDRSVMHRVNLFAGASVLAAHGVVANHSIETKKSASTPHVVFFLAPTMVSLDLLCDYIDNVRNDSKILYQVFFIPEAWFVVRESLKTRAEGKYWERLESVKEIPLCWLPRDGECLSLSSPQIAARLLINGDWTHLHKCAVALNQLIDMCRGRSSSSNQRPMSIYAKGKWASDVAKMMGKIRNSAEADSMTKNLDPIEGLLKINRIVLIDRWMDPLTPMLSQLTFYGLLDEIYGIGMVNSVKVPEMEFKNEKDGDPFQEKEVYLIDEVYHRLKHSHINAVSIEASKVLAEIRDDEQFDRDKMSVAEYSVLVKKMPKIINRKKMIEVHMRLAEMIQSHVYCKQSDSIKLERDLLEYSDSDKAIPLIEDLIFDASPLNAVLRLISVHSLTCGGLKPSVLQHYRRIVNQSYGSSALNKVLKMQKMGLIREKGGGGKMQCEYAQMMFQQMKKNHDMLPEEFSEAKLDDMAYAYSGFSPLLCKMLEEGDRVKWVGWPKTVIGDKSDLIAERDGRGTCVFVIGGLTRSELAIIRENLPNVALITTSALITGDKLLNNITNI, translated from the exons ATGGCAGCCAATGAAGACAGAGATGATGCAGCTGCAATTCTCAACTGGGAAGGGACT agcgAAATCAAAAGTGCAAATGAATACAGTAGGAATCTTCTTTTCTCAGTGCTCGACTCCTTAGACGGgaataaaacaattgtttGGGATCGGGATAGGAGTGTAATGCACAGAGTTAATCTG tttgcCGGTGCATCAGTTCTTGCTGCCCATGGAGTTGTTGCAAATCATTCAATCGAAACCAAAAAGTCCGCCTCCACTCCACACGTCGTTTTCTTTTTGGCTCCGACAATGGTTTCACTGGATTTACTATGTGATTATATTGATAACGTGCGGAATGACTCG aaaatccTGTACCAAGTGTTCTTCATTCCCGAGGCGTGGTTTGTCGTTCGAGAAAGTCTGAAAACGAGGGCAGAAGGAAAA TATTGGGAACGTTTGGAATCGGTAAAAGAAATTCCATTGTGCTGGTTGCCACGAGACGGCGAATGTCTATCACTCTCCAGTCCTCAAATAGCTGCAAG ACTTCTGATAAACGGAGATTGGACCCATCTACATAAATGCGCTGTTGCATTAAATCAACTAATTGATATGTGTCGTGGACGTTCTTCATCATCAAATCAACGTCCAATGTCAATATATGCAAAAGGAAAATGGGCTTCAGACGTTGCCAAAATGAtgggaaaaattagaaattctgCTGAAGCGGATAGTATGACGAAAAATCTGGATCCAATTGAAGGTCTTCTCAAAATTAATCGAATCGTTCTAATCGATCGATGGATGGATCCACTCACACCAATGCTCTCTCAGCTGACATTTTATGGACTTCTTGATGAGATTTATGGAATTGGAATGGTGAATTCTGTAAAAGTGCCAGAAAtggaatttaaaaacgaaaaagatgGAGATCCgtttcaagaaaaagaagTTTATTTGATTGATGAGGTGTATCATAGACTGAAACATTCCCATATTAATGCTGTCAGTATTGAAGCATCAAAagttttggctgaaattagAGATGACGAACAG ttcgaTCGAGATAAGATGTCAGTTGCTGAATATTCGGTTTTAGTcaagaaaatgccaaaaattattaatcgaaaaaagatGATTGAAGTGCACATGCGACTTGCCGAAATGATTCAATCACATGTGTACTGTAAGCAGTCGGATTCGATTAAATTGGAACGAG ATCTCCTTGAATATTCTGACAGCGATAAAGCGATTCCACTAATCGAAGATCTCATCTTTGATGCTTCTCCATTGAATGCTGTTCTTCGCCTCATTTCAGTTCATTCTCTGACATGTGGTGGCCTGAAACCATCAGTTCTCCAACACTATCGTCGAATTGTCAATCAAAGTTATGGATCTTCAGCTTTGAataaagttctgaaaatgcagaaaatgggATTGATTCGTGAAAAAGGAGGTGGCGGAAAGATGCAATGTGAATATGCTCAAATGATGTTCCaacaaatgaagaaaaatcacGATATGTTGCCAGAAGAGTTCAGTGAAGCAAAACTTGATGATATGGCCTACGCCTACAGTGGATTCTCACCACTTTTATGTAAAATGCTTGAAGAAGGAGATCGAGTGAAATGGGTCGGCTGGCCAAAAACTGTAATTGGAGATAAATCAGATTTGATTGCTGAAAGAGATGGCAGAGGGACCTGTGTGTTCGTTATTGGAGGACTAACACGATCGGAATTGGCAATTATTCGAGAAAATCTTCCGAATGTTGCACTTATCACTACAAGTGCATTGATAACTGGCGATAAGCTTCTGAATAATATTaccaatatttaa
- the B0303.11 gene encoding Solute carrier family 12 protein B0303.11 (Confirmed by transcript evidence), protein MPSSTASSEDAPITSTAWMNWKDVFLKCVQPMLAVVLLLRFSSIVDEAGFTTTIILVFFTFLVSLVTGWSACTVVSRKSSEVGFVKTMLAYSSTEFAISFSIIYLFCLLVATSTFLTSAAEAVLHIFSTFSLELLDGATHDLRLVSSVLSLITLALCMVRNRNARFVRTFIFALTCIAIALQLSSVMFRYGEYQLRRVSDRNAMIPSPPNEEISTIFAQLFPAAMCGLTILNIGSKLQNTAPRGALIAIAVSACFYGAAAMLDYVEFFARTSTSNSTGSAEYNEFLSYIYTTVPMAIVITLACVLSAVSTLKYAAVILQSLGRSNQCRCILWLAKGFGERDIPIRCLLLLSTVQILVSAIGSYDILCIPTTVFYLFAYALFNFYVFLVKLSDPEIPSPPTLLSLAISAACFIASLYTNRHLALFIASIFAISYCSLLYIIRRERNEDGEECPKSMYSSVLEQMHELQQEPDSRRHFHPQILLLSGSPAARPGLVDFAHSITRGKSLLICGYIIPKISNKVEQPMTWTEYLMQQSPCSRSYLLQLKIDKQINDWLRAREVNAFGAAICCTKQAEGANILLQTAGLGRLRPNILMLGYKTGWEKLSKESISEYYGMLSNAFDKQVGVIIFRNEASGFDVTSSIRKNGAPINDDEDLAEYVDSATPKLADQGSQKKDVPRGKLLNTFRKMSMAVNKDLESGGRRSTSSSTRFQVIDKHSISEPDQKIIMAQMFRFRKRIPNARIDVFWLREAGGLTMLAPYLLTQAGSFLEGAHIRVFTKTDGKDNKRINEEQKNMAAILRKFHIDSSDLHILPEFSKPPCKQTYDEFRAKIDKYKVETSSSGEPVDGSFDNNQIFNLREKTRSFLRASELIREHSSDADLIVCTLPSARPEIPSPIYLGWIDMLSRQTPPTCLVRGNQVSMSALRLKFP, encoded by the exons ATGCCG AGCTCAACGGCATCTTCTGAAGATGCACCAATCACATCAACAGCATGGATGAATTGGAAagatgtatttttgaaatgtgtccAGCCAATGTTGGCTGTTGTTCTATTACTCCGATTTTCAAGTATTGTTGATGAAGCCGGATTTA CAACAACAATTATTCTTGTCTTCTTCACATTTCTGGTCAGTTTGGTAACCGGATGGTCAGCATGTACAGTTGTTTCAAGGAAAAGCTCAGAAGTTGGATTTGTGAAAACA ATGCTGGCCTACTCAAGCACAGAATttgcaatttcattttctataatCTATCTCTTTTGTCTTCTCGTGGCCACTAGTACATTCCTGACATCAGCTGCTGAAGCTgttcttcatattttctcaacattttctcTCGAATTACTTGATGGAGCTACTCATGATCTACGTCTTGTTTCTTCTG TGTTATCCCTCATCACCTTGGCACTTTGCATGGTCCGTAATCGAAATGCTCGATTTGTCCGAACTTTTATATTTGCTCTGACCTGTATTGCCATTGCACTTCAACTTTCATCTGTAATGTTTCGATATGGAGAATATCAACTTCGTCGAGTTTCTGACCGTAATGCCATGATTCCATCTCCACCGAACGAAGagatttccacaattttcgcCCAATTATTTCCGGCAGCAATGTGTGGTTTAACAATCTTAAATATTGGCTCAAAGCTTCAAAATACTGCTCCACGCGGAGCTCTTATTGCAATTGCCGTCAGTGCTTGTTTCTATGGAGCTGCTGCTATGTTGGATTAtgtcgaattttttgcaagaacTTCAACTTCAAATAGTACCGGTTCAGCTGAATATAATGAG tttctatCCTATATCTACACAACTGTTCCAATGGCTATTGTTATCACTTTGGCATGTGTATTATCTGCagtttcaactttaaaatatgCAGCCGTAATTCTTCAATCACTTGGACGGTCTAATCAATGTAGATGCATACTTTGGTTAGCAAAAGGTTTTGGTGAAAGAGATATTCCAATTAGATGTCTTCTTCTTTTATCAACAGTACAAATATTAGTTTCGGCAATTG GTTCCTACGACATTCTCTGCATTCCGACAACAGTTTTCTACTTATTTGCATATGCTCTCTTCAATTTCTACGTTTTCCTGGTAAAGCTGTCAGATCCcg aaatcCCATCACCACCGACACTGCTCTCGTTAGCAATATCAGCTGCATGTTTCATTGCCTCACTCTACACAAATCGTCATCTTGCTCTGTTTATCGCCTCCATTTTTGCAATATCGTATTGTTCTCTACTTTATATTATTCGAC GTGAACGCAATGAAGATGGAGAAGAATGCCCCAAATCAATGTATTCATCAGTACTTGAACAAATGCATGAACTTCAACAAGAACCTGATTCCCGACGTCATTTCCATCCACAAATTCTTCTTCTTTCGGGAAGTCCTGCTGCTCGTCCAGGGCTCGTGGACTTTGCGCACTCAATTACACGTGGAAAATCTCTTCTCATCTGCGGATATATCATTCCG aaaattagtAACAAAGTAGAACAGCCAATGACATGGACAGAATATTTGATGCAG caaagCCCATGTTCTCGAAGTTACTTGCTCCAACTGAAAATCGACAAGCAAATCAATGACTGGCTCCGAGCACGTGAAGTGAACGCGTTTGGAGCAGCAATTTGTTGTACGAAGCAGGCAGAAGGCGCCAATATTTTGTTGCAG accgcAGGTCTTGGCCGTCTCCGTCCGAATATTTTAATGTTGGGATACAAAACTGGATGGGAGAAGCTGAGTAAAGAATCAATATCAGAATATTATGGAATGCTATCAAATGCATTTGATAAACAAGTTGGAGTGATAATCTTTAGAAATGAGGCTTCTGGTTTCGATGTGACGTCATCTATCAGGAAAAATGGAGCCCCGATCAATGATGATGAGGATTTGGCAGAATATGTTGATAG TGCCACTCCAAAACTAGCCGACCAGGGGAGTCAGAAGAAAGATG TGCCACGTGGAAAACTGCTGAAcacattcagaaaaatgtcgaTGGCTGTGAATAAA gatCTTGAATCAGGTGGCCGCCGTTCTACAAGCAGTAGTACTCGATTCCAAGTTATTGATAAACACAGTATTTCGGAACCCgatcagaaaattattatgGCACAAATGTTCAGATTTAGGAAGAGAATTCCGAACGCGAgaattg ATGTGTTTTGGCTCCGTGAAGCTGGTGGATTGACAATGCTTGCACCATATTTATTGACTCAAGCTGGAAGTTTCTTGGAAGGAGCACATATTCGAGTATTCACAAAAACTGATGGAAAAGATAATAAGAGG ataaacgaGGAACAAAAGAACATGGCTGCAATTCTTCGAAAGTTCCATATCGACTCTTCAGATCTTCATATTCttccagaattttcgaaaCCTCCGTGCAAACAGAC ATACGATGAATTCCGagcaaaaattgacaaatacAAGGTGGAAACCAGCAGCAGTGGTGAGCCTGTAGACGGATCATTTGATAAT aatcaaatattcaatttgcGAGAGAAGACTAGAAGCTTCTTGCGTGCATCGGAACTTATTCGAGAACACAGTTCAGATGCTGATCTGATTGTTTG tactcttccaTCAGCTCGTCCTGAAATCCCATCACCAATTTATCTCGGATGGATCGATATGCTCTCCCGTCAGACACCCCCGACATGCCTTGTACGTGGAAATCAAGTCTCGATGAGTGCTCTTCGTTTGAAATTCCCGTAA
- the B0303.11 gene encoding Solute carrier family 12 protein B0303.11 (Confirmed by transcript evidence), which produces MPSSTASSEDAPITSTAWMNWKDVFLKCVQPMLAVVLLLRFSSIVDEAGFTTTIILVFFTFLVSLVTGWSACTVVSRKSSEVGFVKTMLAYSSTEFAISFSIIYLFCLLVATSTFLTSAAEAVLHIFSTFSLELLDGATHDLRLVSSVLSLITLALCMVRNRNARFVRTFIFALTCIAIALQLSSVMFRYGEYQLRRVSDRNAMIPSPPNEEISTIFAQLFPAAMCGLTILNIGSKLQNTAPRGALIAIAVSACFYGAAAMLDYVEFFARTSTSNSTGSAEYNEFLSYIYTTVPMAIVITLACVLSAVSTLKYAAVILQSLGRSNQCRCILWLAKGFGERDIPIRCLLLLSTVQILVSAIGSYDILCIPTTVFYLFAYALFNFYVFLVKLSDPEIPSPPTLLSLAISAACFIASLYTNRHLALFIASIFAISYCSLLYIIRRERNEDGEECPKSMYSSVLEQMHELQQEPDSRRHFHPQILLLSGSPAARPGLVDFAHSITRGKSLLICGYIIPQSPCSRSYLLQLKIDKQINDWLRAREVNAFGAAICCTKQAEGANILLQTAGLGRLRPNILMLGYKTGWEKLSKESISEYYGMLSNAFDKQVGVIIFRNEASGFDVTSSIRKNGAPINDDEDLAEYVDSATPKLADQGSQKKDVPRGKLLNTFRKMSMAVNKDLESGGRRSTSSSTRFQVIDKHSISEPDQKIIMAQMFRFRKRIPNARIDVFWLREAGGLTMLAPYLLTQAGSFLEGAHIRVFTKTDGKDNKRINEEQKNMAAILRKFHIDSSDLHILPEFSKPPCKQTYDEFRAKIDKYKVETSSSGEPVDGSFDNNQIFNLREKTRSFLRASELIREHSSDADLIVCTLPSARPEIPSPIYLGWIDMLSRQTPPTCLVRGNQVSMSALRLKFP; this is translated from the exons ATGCCG AGCTCAACGGCATCTTCTGAAGATGCACCAATCACATCAACAGCATGGATGAATTGGAAagatgtatttttgaaatgtgtccAGCCAATGTTGGCTGTTGTTCTATTACTCCGATTTTCAAGTATTGTTGATGAAGCCGGATTTA CAACAACAATTATTCTTGTCTTCTTCACATTTCTGGTCAGTTTGGTAACCGGATGGTCAGCATGTACAGTTGTTTCAAGGAAAAGCTCAGAAGTTGGATTTGTGAAAACA ATGCTGGCCTACTCAAGCACAGAATttgcaatttcattttctataatCTATCTCTTTTGTCTTCTCGTGGCCACTAGTACATTCCTGACATCAGCTGCTGAAGCTgttcttcatattttctcaacattttctcTCGAATTACTTGATGGAGCTACTCATGATCTACGTCTTGTTTCTTCTG TGTTATCCCTCATCACCTTGGCACTTTGCATGGTCCGTAATCGAAATGCTCGATTTGTCCGAACTTTTATATTTGCTCTGACCTGTATTGCCATTGCACTTCAACTTTCATCTGTAATGTTTCGATATGGAGAATATCAACTTCGTCGAGTTTCTGACCGTAATGCCATGATTCCATCTCCACCGAACGAAGagatttccacaattttcgcCCAATTATTTCCGGCAGCAATGTGTGGTTTAACAATCTTAAATATTGGCTCAAAGCTTCAAAATACTGCTCCACGCGGAGCTCTTATTGCAATTGCCGTCAGTGCTTGTTTCTATGGAGCTGCTGCTATGTTGGATTAtgtcgaattttttgcaagaacTTCAACTTCAAATAGTACCGGTTCAGCTGAATATAATGAG tttctatCCTATATCTACACAACTGTTCCAATGGCTATTGTTATCACTTTGGCATGTGTATTATCTGCagtttcaactttaaaatatgCAGCCGTAATTCTTCAATCACTTGGACGGTCTAATCAATGTAGATGCATACTTTGGTTAGCAAAAGGTTTTGGTGAAAGAGATATTCCAATTAGATGTCTTCTTCTTTTATCAACAGTACAAATATTAGTTTCGGCAATTG GTTCCTACGACATTCTCTGCATTCCGACAACAGTTTTCTACTTATTTGCATATGCTCTCTTCAATTTCTACGTTTTCCTGGTAAAGCTGTCAGATCCcg aaatcCCATCACCACCGACACTGCTCTCGTTAGCAATATCAGCTGCATGTTTCATTGCCTCACTCTACACAAATCGTCATCTTGCTCTGTTTATCGCCTCCATTTTTGCAATATCGTATTGTTCTCTACTTTATATTATTCGAC GTGAACGCAATGAAGATGGAGAAGAATGCCCCAAATCAATGTATTCATCAGTACTTGAACAAATGCATGAACTTCAACAAGAACCTGATTCCCGACGTCATTTCCATCCACAAATTCTTCTTCTTTCGGGAAGTCCTGCTGCTCGTCCAGGGCTCGTGGACTTTGCGCACTCAATTACACGTGGAAAATCTCTTCTCATCTGCGGATATATCATTCCG caaagCCCATGTTCTCGAAGTTACTTGCTCCAACTGAAAATCGACAAGCAAATCAATGACTGGCTCCGAGCACGTGAAGTGAACGCGTTTGGAGCAGCAATTTGTTGTACGAAGCAGGCAGAAGGCGCCAATATTTTGTTGCAG accgcAGGTCTTGGCCGTCTCCGTCCGAATATTTTAATGTTGGGATACAAAACTGGATGGGAGAAGCTGAGTAAAGAATCAATATCAGAATATTATGGAATGCTATCAAATGCATTTGATAAACAAGTTGGAGTGATAATCTTTAGAAATGAGGCTTCTGGTTTCGATGTGACGTCATCTATCAGGAAAAATGGAGCCCCGATCAATGATGATGAGGATTTGGCAGAATATGTTGATAG TGCCACTCCAAAACTAGCCGACCAGGGGAGTCAGAAGAAAGATG TGCCACGTGGAAAACTGCTGAAcacattcagaaaaatgtcgaTGGCTGTGAATAAA gatCTTGAATCAGGTGGCCGCCGTTCTACAAGCAGTAGTACTCGATTCCAAGTTATTGATAAACACAGTATTTCGGAACCCgatcagaaaattattatgGCACAAATGTTCAGATTTAGGAAGAGAATTCCGAACGCGAgaattg ATGTGTTTTGGCTCCGTGAAGCTGGTGGATTGACAATGCTTGCACCATATTTATTGACTCAAGCTGGAAGTTTCTTGGAAGGAGCACATATTCGAGTATTCACAAAAACTGATGGAAAAGATAATAAGAGG ataaacgaGGAACAAAAGAACATGGCTGCAATTCTTCGAAAGTTCCATATCGACTCTTCAGATCTTCATATTCttccagaattttcgaaaCCTCCGTGCAAACAGAC ATACGATGAATTCCGagcaaaaattgacaaatacAAGGTGGAAACCAGCAGCAGTGGTGAGCCTGTAGACGGATCATTTGATAAT aatcaaatattcaatttgcGAGAGAAGACTAGAAGCTTCTTGCGTGCATCGGAACTTATTCGAGAACACAGTTCAGATGCTGATCTGATTGTTTG tactcttccaTCAGCTCGTCCTGAAATCCCATCACCAATTTATCTCGGATGGATCGATATGCTCTCCCGTCAGACACCCCCGACATGCCTTGTACGTGGAAATCAAGTCTCGATGAGTGCTCTTCGTTTGAAATTCCCGTAA
- the B0303.16 gene encoding uncharacterized protein (Confirmed by transcript evidence): MLETALESVSTCCQLTGLGVFYTYILSFVLAFDLSLTAALYIASLGAVLVFLSANYQFDNKKFEPKTFIVYGLFAQSFCSASLATCFFAESGDESKSDKSLMTQIIPKISIILFFLAFYLTHASSMFYIKILCRSGNCTDSASTLSWVVTIILIGFKVVDYEDFSKSLSITMIAFGFLYLSLAFVINDRLPPAKSLFEQEIAQSFGFQSVKNILKYEDHRTSETDGILTFYIKNLTSDKIAIDISFSNPGDQLDGHFSRKYIRGKGHVKLNVKRGTIMEKGDRMFIFYARSIKDLESINDSGFLTIYF; the protein is encoded by the exons ATGCTAGAAACTGCTTTGGAAAGTGTCTCAACATGTTGTCAATTAACTGGTCTTGGTGTATTTTACACTTATATTTTGTCATTTGTATTGGCATTTGATCTTTCTTTGACCGCAGCTTTATATATTGCTTCACTTGGTGCtgttcttgtttttctttcggcgaattatcaatttgataataaaaaattcgagcCTAAAACTTTCATAGTTTATGGATTATTTGCGCAGAGCTTTTGTTCAGCTTCTTTGGCTACATGCTTTTTTGCAGAATCAGGAGATGAATCGAAAAGTGATAAATCATTG atgacacaaataattccaaaaatctcaaTCATATTATTCTTCCTTGCTTTTTATTTAACTCATGCTTCATCAATGTTTTACATCAAAATTCTGTGCCGTTCTGGAAACTGTACTGATAGTGCTTCAACTCTCAGTTGGGTTGttacaattattttaattggtTTTAAAGTTGTCGACtatgaagatttttcaaag AGTCTTAGCATCACAATGATTGCTTTTGGATTCTTGTATTTAAGTCTAGCATTTGTCATAAACGATCGATTACCTCCAGCGAAAAGCCTTTTTGAGCAAGAAATTGCACAAAGTTTTGGATTTCAATCAGttaaaaatattctcaaataTGAAGACCATCGCACATCGGAAACAGATggaattttaactttttatatCAAGAATCTTACAAGCGATAAAATAGCGattgat ATAAGCTTCTCAAATCCAGGAGATCAGTTAGATGGACATTTTTCAAGGAAGTATATTCGTGGAAAAGGTCATGTGAAACTTAATGTAAAGCGAGGAACTATAATGGAAAAAGGAGATCgaatgttcattttttatgCAAGATCTATAAAAGATTTGGAAAGTATCAATGATTCGGGATTTctaactatttatttttga